A region from the Sphingomonas brevis genome encodes:
- a CDS encoding PQQ-dependent sugar dehydrogenase codes for MNRRLIQAVLVALLGGACQSESAAQRQDSQDRPFTTTEIADFSSPWAMAFLPGSGVPLTNMALLTEKEGRLWLVDVTNGTRTAVSGAPDVVVAGQGGLGDVMPHPDFAGNQRVYLSFVERGPDGTSGAALGYGTLDLRNPSAPALRGFKVIWRQQPKVSGNAHFSHRIAFGPDGLLYLSSGERQKMTPAQDLTNDLGKVLRLTPEGQPAEGNPFNDPRADTNRDTAIWSFGHRNVLGLSFAPDGRLWASEMGPKGGDEVNLILPGKNYGWPRVSNGSHYDGRDIPDHKPGDGYEAPKVWWNPSVSPGALMIYTGNKFPAWKGDALIGALSGEAFIRVDIDGDKASKAEEWPMNARIRAVDQGPDGSVYLLEDGPSGGRLLRLDPK; via the coding sequence ATGAACCGACGGCTAATACAAGCAGTGTTAGTGGCGCTGCTTGGCGGCGCATGCCAGTCGGAAAGTGCCGCCCAGCGGCAGGATAGCCAGGATCGTCCGTTCACCACGACCGAAATTGCCGACTTTAGCTCGCCCTGGGCGATGGCGTTTTTGCCCGGCAGCGGCGTCCCCTTGACCAACATGGCACTGCTTACCGAAAAGGAAGGCAGGCTGTGGCTGGTAGATGTCACTAACGGCACGCGGACAGCAGTTTCGGGCGCTCCCGACGTGGTGGTGGCGGGTCAGGGCGGGCTGGGCGATGTCATGCCCCACCCCGATTTCGCTGGAAACCAGCGCGTCTATTTAAGCTTCGTCGAGCGCGGGCCGGATGGCACCAGCGGGGCCGCATTGGGCTATGGCACGCTCGATCTTCGCAATCCCTCCGCACCCGCGCTGCGCGGTTTCAAGGTCATTTGGCGGCAACAGCCCAAGGTTTCCGGCAACGCCCATTTCTCGCACCGGATCGCCTTTGGGCCAGACGGGCTTCTCTACCTGAGTTCCGGCGAGCGGCAGAAGATGACTCCGGCGCAGGACCTGACCAACGATCTCGGCAAGGTGCTCCGCCTGACGCCGGAAGGCCAGCCGGCGGAGGGCAATCCGTTCAATGATCCGCGCGCCGACACCAATCGCGATACCGCGATCTGGAGTTTCGGCCACCGCAATGTGCTTGGCCTGAGCTTCGCACCGGACGGCAGGCTGTGGGCTTCGGAGATGGGACCAAAGGGTGGAGACGAGGTCAATTTGATCCTGCCCGGCAAGAACTACGGCTGGCCGCGGGTGTCGAACGGCAGTCATTATGACGGGCGCGACATCCCCGACCACAAGCCGGGTGACGGCTATGAAGCACCCAAGGTCTGGTGGAACCCGTCAGTCTCGCCCGGCGCGCTGATGATCTACACCGGCAACAAATTCCCTGCCTGGAAGGGCGATGCGCTGATCGGCGCATTATCTGGCGAGGCGTTCATCCGCGTCGACATCGATGGCGACAAGGCCAGCAAGGCCGAAGAATGGCCGATGAATGCCCGCATCCGGGCGGTCGACCAGGGTCCGGATGGAAGCGTCTATCTGCTCGAGGACGGGCCCAGCGGCGGGAGGCTGCTCCGGCTCGACCCCAAATGA
- a CDS encoding peroxiredoxin: MTLSIGSTAPDFTAETTHGTLNFHDWIGNHWAILFSHPKAFTPVCTTELGYMAGLEGEFAKRDTKIIGLSVDTAEDNKRWLPDIEEVSGNIVDYPVIGDSDLNVAKLYNMLPADSGDTAAGRTAANNATVRTVYIIGPDKKIRAMLLYPMSSGRNFDEVLRLLDSVQLTENKGVATPVNWKPGEPVIIPPSVSDEAAREKYPDGWETVKPYLRRIPQPAD; this comes from the coding sequence ATGACCCTTTCGATCGGCAGCACTGCTCCCGACTTCACCGCCGAGACGACGCATGGGACCCTGAACTTCCACGATTGGATCGGCAACCATTGGGCGATCCTCTTCTCCCACCCCAAGGCGTTCACTCCGGTCTGCACGACCGAGCTCGGTTATATGGCGGGCCTGGAAGGCGAATTTGCCAAGCGCGACACCAAGATCATCGGCCTCAGTGTCGATACTGCCGAGGACAATAAGCGCTGGCTTCCGGATATTGAGGAAGTTTCCGGCAATATCGTCGACTATCCGGTGATCGGCGACAGCGATCTCAACGTTGCCAAGCTCTACAACATGCTGCCGGCAGACTCTGGCGATACCGCCGCCGGCCGCACGGCAGCTAACAACGCCACCGTGCGCACCGTCTATATCATCGGGCCGGACAAGAAGATCCGGGCCATGCTGCTCTACCCGATGAGTTCGGGCCGCAATTTCGACGAGGTGCTGCGCCTGCTGGATTCGGTTCAGTTGACCGAAAACAAGGGTGTCGCCACGCCGGTCAACTGGAAGCCGGGCGAGCCTGTCATCATTCCGCCATCGGTCAGCGACGAAGCCGCCAGGGAAAAATATCCGGACGGCTGGGAGACGGTTAAGCCCTACCTGCGCCGTATCCCGCAGCCCGCGGATTAA
- a CDS encoding type III polyketide synthase, producing the protein MINVGLLSLATALPPYSVEQHLAKAKARELFGGRKELFDRLAGVFDNAAIARRHIVAPIEWYEGHHGWKERNRVYLDACDAMFRDAASKAIDRSGLKPSEIDGVVMVSTTGIATPSIEARNGPAIGLRDDVRRVPVFGMGCAGGINGLATAARLAAAEPGTNWLFVTIETCSIAIRLDSDEPAAIVATAIFGDGAAAAVVGSGHSRLATIAGAGEKMWPDTLNIMGWRVEDPGLAVVFDRAIPPFVEAELAKAVDGILSGFGRSRTDIDRFCCHPGGVKVIDAIESALELPVGTLDLEREVLGDCGNMSAPTVLFVLDRLIARGLPERVLMTAFGPGFTAAGMLLELR; encoded by the coding sequence ATGATCAACGTCGGCCTCCTGTCGCTCGCTACGGCCTTACCGCCTTACAGCGTTGAGCAACATCTCGCGAAGGCCAAGGCGCGCGAGCTGTTCGGTGGACGCAAGGAGCTGTTCGACCGGCTGGCGGGCGTATTCGACAACGCCGCTATCGCCCGACGGCACATCGTCGCGCCGATCGAATGGTACGAAGGCCATCACGGGTGGAAAGAACGCAATCGCGTCTATCTGGATGCATGCGACGCCATGTTTCGGGACGCGGCCAGCAAGGCGATCGACCGCTCGGGACTGAAGCCGTCGGAAATCGACGGCGTAGTCATGGTGTCGACCACAGGTATAGCGACACCGAGCATCGAGGCACGCAATGGCCCCGCAATCGGGCTGCGCGATGATGTTCGCCGAGTCCCGGTGTTCGGTATGGGCTGCGCGGGCGGCATCAACGGTTTGGCGACCGCAGCCCGGCTCGCCGCGGCCGAGCCAGGCACGAACTGGCTGTTCGTTACGATCGAGACCTGCTCGATTGCCATTCGTCTCGACAGCGACGAGCCGGCGGCAATTGTCGCCACTGCAATCTTCGGCGATGGCGCCGCGGCCGCAGTGGTAGGCAGCGGTCACAGCCGACTGGCGACGATTGCGGGCGCGGGAGAGAAGATGTGGCCCGATACGTTGAACATCATGGGCTGGCGGGTCGAGGACCCGGGACTTGCCGTGGTGTTCGATCGCGCCATCCCGCCCTTCGTCGAGGCTGAGCTAGCCAAAGCGGTTGACGGCATCCTGTCCGGATTCGGCCGCAGCCGCACTGACATCGACCGCTTCTGCTGCCACCCCGGCGGGGTCAAGGTAATCGACGCCATTGAAAGCGCGCTGGAGCTTCCTGTCGGCACGCTCGACCTCGAGCGCGAGGTGCTGGGCGACTGCGGAAACATGAGCGCCCCTACCGTGCTTTTCGTGCTCGACCGGTTGATCGCTCGTGGCTTGCCCGAACGGGTATTGATGACCGCCTTCGGACCCGGCTTCACCGCCGCCGGCATGCTTCTAGAGCTCAGATAA
- the rimP gene encoding ribosome maturation protein RimP yields MTDTAAITRLIEPAVRELGFDLVRVAMIGGASDPTLQVMAERPDTRQLTIDDCADISRTLSDLLDGEEAAGRDPIEGGYRLEVSSPGIDRPLTRRADFADWAGHEARIKYAEAVDGAKQVSGIIEGISGETISIATPKGERKVEFANIASAKLLLTDKLINATAPLSTEGADLIKTEG; encoded by the coding sequence TTGACCGACACCGCCGCAATTACTCGCCTGATCGAGCCCGCCGTCAGGGAACTGGGCTTCGATCTTGTGCGCGTGGCGATGATCGGCGGAGCGTCGGACCCAACCTTGCAGGTGATGGCCGAGCGGCCCGATACGCGCCAGCTGACGATCGACGATTGCGCCGACATCTCGCGCACGCTGTCGGACCTGCTCGATGGCGAGGAAGCCGCCGGACGGGATCCGATCGAAGGCGGATACCGCCTGGAAGTCAGCTCGCCCGGAATCGACCGCCCGCTGACCCGCCGCGCCGACTTTGCCGATTGGGCAGGTCATGAAGCGCGCATCAAATATGCGGAAGCGGTCGATGGCGCCAAGCAGGTGTCCGGCATCATCGAGGGAATTTCCGGTGAAACGATCAGTATTGCGACGCCCAAGGGCGAGCGGAAGGTCGAGTTCGCCAACATTGCATCGGCCAAGCTGCTCTTGACCGACAAGCTTATTAACGCCACCGCGCCGCTCAGCACCGAAGGCGCCGATTTGATCAAGACGGAAGGTTGA
- a CDS encoding cysteine synthase A → METRDSVLAAIGNTPLIRLRRASEETGCTILGKAEFMNPGASVKDRAALGIISDAIDRGELRRGGLVVDGTAGNTGIGLAIVANALGLKTVIVIPETQAQEKKDTLRSLGASLIEVPAVPYRNDNNYVKVAGRTAARLAREHPEGAIFANQFDNVANRDIHIRTTGPEIWEQTEGKVDGFVSAIGTGGTLAGVAAALRERNPDIAIALADVPGAAMHSFYTTGELKSEGSSITEGIGQGRVTANLEGFKPDHSFFIPDAESLATTFAMLKDEGLALGLSSGVNVAGAIRLARELGPGHVIVTMLCDPATRYQSRLFNPEFLRSKGLEPPEWLDRPTVVEPDFVPVPAAV, encoded by the coding sequence ATGGAGACCCGAGACTCCGTTCTTGCCGCAATCGGCAACACGCCGCTGATCAGGCTTCGCCGCGCGTCGGAAGAGACGGGCTGCACCATTCTCGGCAAGGCCGAATTCATGAATCCCGGCGCTTCGGTCAAAGACCGGGCGGCGCTCGGCATCATCAGCGATGCGATCGACCGCGGAGAACTCCGCAGGGGCGGGCTGGTCGTTGACGGAACCGCCGGCAACACCGGCATCGGCCTCGCAATCGTTGCCAATGCACTCGGCCTCAAGACCGTCATCGTCATCCCGGAAACCCAGGCCCAGGAGAAGAAGGACACGCTGCGGTCCTTGGGCGCGAGCCTGATTGAGGTGCCGGCAGTCCCATACCGCAATGACAATAATTATGTGAAGGTCGCCGGCCGCACCGCGGCGCGCCTTGCCCGGGAGCATCCCGAGGGCGCGATATTCGCCAACCAATTCGACAACGTCGCCAATCGCGACATCCATATCCGCACCACCGGTCCGGAAATCTGGGAGCAGACCGAGGGCAAGGTCGACGGTTTCGTCAGCGCGATCGGCACCGGCGGCACGCTGGCCGGGGTTGCGGCCGCCCTTCGGGAGCGCAATCCCGATATCGCCATTGCTTTAGCCGACGTTCCGGGCGCGGCGATGCACAGCTTCTACACCACCGGTGAACTCAAGTCGGAAGGCAGCTCGATCACCGAAGGCATCGGCCAGGGGCGCGTAACCGCCAACCTCGAAGGGTTTAAGCCTGACCACAGCTTCTTCATCCCGGACGCCGAAAGCCTGGCGACCACCTTCGCGATGCTGAAGGACGAAGGTCTCGCGCTCGGACTGTCGTCGGGAGTCAATGTTGCCGGCGCAATCCGGCTGGCGCGCGAGCTGGGACCAGGTCACGTCATTGTCACCATGTTGTGCGATCCGGCGACCCGCTACCAGTCGCGCCTGTTCAACCCCGAATTTCTTCGCTCCAAGGGCCTTGAGCCTCCGGAGTGGCTCGACCGGCCGACGGTCGTCGAACCCGATTTTGTCCCGGTGCCTGCAGCGGTATAG
- a CDS encoding isoprenylcysteine carboxyl methyltransferase family protein, with protein sequence MWPSIALLAFVTLQRLVELPLAHANTKRLLAAGGQEVGAGHYPLIVAVHAAWLLTLWWLAPGRPIDIPFLLLFLLIEAGRVWVLRTLGPRWTTRIIIVPGEQLVASGPYRFVRHPNYLVVIGEIAVLPLVFGLWDIAIIFSLLNGAALAVRIRAENEALGF encoded by the coding sequence ATGTGGCCATCCATCGCCTTGCTGGCCTTCGTCACGCTGCAGCGCCTTGTCGAACTGCCGCTGGCCCACGCCAATACCAAGCGGCTGCTGGCAGCCGGCGGACAGGAAGTCGGTGCGGGCCATTATCCCCTGATCGTGGCAGTTCACGCCGCCTGGCTGCTGACCCTGTGGTGGCTGGCTCCCGGCCGGCCGATCGACATCCCGTTCCTTCTGCTGTTCCTGTTGATCGAGGCGGGGCGGGTTTGGGTACTGCGCACGCTCGGGCCGCGCTGGACCACTCGGATCATCATAGTTCCGGGCGAACAGCTGGTTGCGTCCGGACCTTACCGCTTTGTCCGCCATCCCAATTATCTGGTGGTGATCGGCGAGATTGCGGTGTTGCCGCTGGTGTTCGGCCTGTGGGACATCGCCATCATCTTTTCGCTGCTCAACGGAGCAGCTCTTGCCGTCCGAATCCGCGCCGAAAACGAAGCTCTGGGCTTCTAA